From a region of the Oryza sativa Japonica Group chromosome 6, ASM3414082v1 genome:
- the LOC4341405 gene encoding ABC transporter A family member 8: protein MEPSAAVASRPPSFTAQTNALLRKNLIFQKRNRKGTIRLIIVPIYLCLLLTILQRVINSVLDKPKFRCGCKCVDVNGTGSCQNVCGIQYSTLDQAGSCPIPNPPEWPALLQLPRPEYRAMQESSLYAGFPDVSCRKSQSCAATIPFTGANETLSNIVMQNLFTSSPLSNLSDNASISSLLLGTDVPGTYTGFIEPAFVSDRPIYVLRPQCKASDSVTVPITFGDINIRKEMLCIQGLPLWRNSSAIINEETFNGYRKGKSQEGINEIPMAYDFQDSNEKHFSVLALYNSTYQNVSYVPMPFGLLHISRSLNAVSNAYLQFLRGSGVKMLLAFTKEMPKQETRLRFDFSSVIGPLFFEWVVALLFPVMLTYLVYEKQHKLRTMMKMHGLGDGPYWIIYYAYFLILSMVYLVLFVVFGSVIGLNFFKINDYSIQFVFFFSFMNLQIVLAFLTATFFSKVNTAQAIAYLYIFGSGLIAGSLIRNFIEGGKFPKHWITVLEIIPAFSLYRGLYELGQYAIRASEAGSHGMRWSDLNDHANGMRDALIIIILEWLVLLPVAYYLDHSASVGHKSSFLSLIKNLLKKNPTWRRVSINEVVNDAVHVEMVKQDIIKERETVDQVLQQQSSGYAVVCDDLKKVYHGKDGNPDKFAVRGLSLALPYGECLGILGPNGAGKSSFISMMIGLTRPTSGNAFVREFSIQTDMEKIYNSMGVCPQNDMLWEMLTGREHLQFYGRLKSLNGSDLDTAVNESLRSVNLLHGGAPDKQVRKYSGGMKRRLSVAISLIGDAKVVYMDEPSTGLDPASRKSLWDAVKQAKRDRAIVLTTHSMEEAEVLCDRLCIMVDGSLQCIGTPKELIARYGGYYVLTMTTSPEFEQEVENLARKLSPNARKVYHLSGTQKYELPKQQVRIADVFMAVENFKRRTEVQAWGLADTTMEDVFVKVAKGAQSSEELS, encoded by the exons ATGGAGCCCTCGGCGGCCGTCGCGTCGAGGCCACCGAGCTTCACCGCGCAGACGAATGCCCTCCTCCGCAAGAATCTCATCTTCCAG AAACGAAACAGGAAAGGAACCATTCGGCTAATCATAGTTCCGATATACCTCTGCCTCTTGCTCACCATTCTTCAGAGAGTCATCAACAGCGTTCTTGACAAGCCCAAGTTCAGATGTGGTTGCAAGTGTGTTGATGTCAACGGCACAGGCTCTTGCCAAAATGTGTGTGGAATTCAGTACTCTACACTGGATCAGGCTGGCAGTTGCCCCATACCGAACCCCCCGGAATGGCCTGCTCTCTTGCAGTTACCGCGCCCTGAGTATCGCGCCATGCAGGAATCCTCCTTGTATGCAGGTTTCCCAGATGTATCATGCAGAAAATCACAATCTTGCGCAGCTACTATACCCTTCACAGGAGCAAATGAGACCCTATCTAACA TTGTCATGCAAAATTTGTTCACAAGCTCACCGCTTTCAAATCTTTCTGATAATGCGAGCATATCCAGTCTTCTCCTT GGGACAGATGTACCGGGTACTTATACAGGCTTCATTGAACCCGCTTTTGTCTCAGATCGACCCATATATGTTCTTAGACCTCAATGCAAAGCCAGTGATTCAGTTACAGTCCCCATTACGTTTGGTGATATTAATATTCGGAAAG AGATGTTATGTATTCAAGGTTTACCCTTGTGGAGGAATAGTTCAGCAATAATAAATGAGGAAACCTTCAACGGCTACAGGAAAGGGAAAAGTCAGGAAGGGATAAATGAGATTCCAATGG CCTATGATTTCCAAGACTCAAACGAGAAGCATTTCAGCGTGTTAGCTTTATATAACTCAACTTATCAGAATGTGTCTTATGTTCCAATGCCATTTGGACTTCTGCATATCTCGCGCTCCTTGAACGCG GTCTCAAATGCATATCTCCAGTTTCTTCGAGGATCAGGTGTAAAAATGTTGCTTGCATTCACAAAAGAAATGCCTAAGCAAGAGACTCGTTTGAGATTTGATTTTTCTTCTGTTATCGGCCCTCTCTTTTTTGAATGGGTTGTTGCCTTGCTTTTCCCG GTTATGTTGACATACCTTGTATATGAGAAGCAACATAAGCTCCGAACAATGATGAAAATGCATGGACTTGGGGATGGCCCTTACTGGATTATCTACTATGCATATTTCCTTATTTTGTCCATGGTGTATTTGGTTCTATTTGTCGTTTTTGGATCCGTTATAG GTCTAAACTTTTTCAAGATAAATGACTACAGTATccaatttgttttcttttttagtttCATGAACCTGCAGATTGTACTAGCCTTCCTAACTGCAACCTTCTTTTCTAAAGTCAACACTGCTCAAG CAATTGCATACCTGTACATATTTGGATCGGGGTTGATTGCAGGATCTCTTATTCGCAATTTTATTGAAGGTGGCAAGTTCCCAA AGCACTGGATTACAGTTCTCGAGATAATACCTGCATTTTCTTTGTATCGAGGACTATATGAGCTTGGCCAATATGCTATTAGGGCTTCTGAAGCTGGAAGTCATGGCATGAGATGGAGTGATCTAAATGACCATGCAAATGGAATGAGAGATGCGCTGATTATTATTATTCTAGAATGGTTGGTTTTGCTTCCTGTTGCGTACTATTTGGACCATTCTGCTTCAGTTGGACACAAATCTAGTTTCCTTTCCCTAATAAAAAATCTGCTGAAGAAGAACCCAACTTGGAGAAGGGTATCTATTAACGAAGTAGTTAACGACGCTGTTCATGTAGAAATGGTGAAGCAAGATATTATTAAAGAA AGGGAAACTGTTGATCAAGTACTACAACAACAGAGTAGCGGCTATGCAGTTGTCTGTGATGATCTCAAGAAAGTATATCATGGAAAGGATGGTAATCCTGATAAGTTTGCTGTTCGGGGTCTATCACTTGCTTTGCCTTATGGAGAGTGCCTGGGCATTCTTGGTCCTAATGGAGCTGGCAAGAGCTCTTTCATTAGCATG ATGATTGGGCTTACAAGGCCAACATCCGGAAATGCATTCGTACGGGAGTTCAGCATACAGACTGACATGGAAAAGATATATAACAGCATGGGGGTTTGTCCACAGAATGA TATGCTCTGGGAAATGCTGACCGGCAGAGAACATCTCCAGTTTTATGGGCGGCTGAAGAGCCTCAATGGCTCTGATTTGGACACT GCTGTTAACGAATCTTTAAGAAGTGTAAATTTACTTCATGGTGGTGCTCCTGATAAGCAAGTCAGGAAGTACAGTGGTGGCATGAAGAGGCGTCTCAGTGTAGCCATCTCGCTGATTGGAGATGCTAAA GTTGTCTACATGGATGAGCCCAGTACAGGATTAGACCCGGCTTCGAGGAAGAGTCTATGGGACGCTGTGAAGCAAGCGAAGCGAGACAGAGCGATCGTTCTTACTA CCCATTCCATGGAAGAAGCTGAAGTTCTCTGTGACAGGTTGTGCATCATGGTAGATGGCAGCCTCCAGTGCATTGGGACACCCAAAGAG CTCATAGCGCGATACGGAGGGTACTACGTGCTGACAATGACAACATCCCCGGAGTTTGAGCAAGAGGTCGAGAATCTGGCGCGAAAGCTCTCACCGAACGCGAGGAAAGTATACCATCTGTCTGGGACACAGAAGTACGAGCTGCCGAAGCAGCAGGTGAGGATCGCGGATGTGTTCATGGCCGTGGAGAATTTCAAGAGGAGGACGGAGGTCCAGGCGTGGGGGCTCGCGGACACCACCATGGAAGACGTGTTCGTCAAGGTCGCCAAAGGGGCGCAGTCGAGCGAAGAACTCTCATGA
- the LOC4341403 gene encoding protein RMD5 homolog — protein sequence MELDSLREAFDRVIEKRASSSAKAQEVIDQIVSEVEQAITKMQMMNTDSMGTADHSSILAELKAKLNELAPLNQLEGCQKELNVALSKYLKLLEKSFSPDISKAYRNVDFEASTINSIIANHFYRQGLFDLGDSFVRECGESDGAHLKLQFQEMYSILEAMQVRNLQPALSWAAKNHDQLLQNGSMLELKLHQLQFVEILTKGSRDEALKYARTHLVPFASLHKAEIQKLMACLLWADRLDQSPYAEFMSSTHWEKLAEELTHQFCSLLGQSSESPLGVAVSAGFQGLPTLLKLTTVMAAKKQEWQAMKQLPVPIDIGPEFQYHSVFVCPVLREQSSDENPPMLMPCGHVVSKQSIMKLSKSSSRPFKCPYCPSEAVASQCKQLHF from the coding sequence ATGGAGCTTGACAGTCTAAGAGAGGCGTTTGATCGAGTTATTGAAAAACGTGCTTCCTCTTCTGCTAAAGCTCAGGAAGTTATTGATCAGATAGTGAGTGAAGTTGAGCAGGCAATCACGAAGATGCAGATGATGAATACAGATTCCATGGGTACTGCTGACCATTCATCCATCCTGGCAGAATTGAAAGCCAAGTTGAATGAATTGGCGCCACTAAATCAACTAGAAGGTTGTCAAAAGGAATTGAATGTTGCACTTAGCAAATATCTCAAGCTGCTCGAGAAGTCTTTCAGTCCAGACATATCGAAAGCATATCGAAATGTGGATTTTGAGGCCAGTACTATAAACAGCATAATAGCAAATCATTTCTACCGCCAGGGCCTTTTTGATCTTGGAGACTCATTTGTCCGTGAGTGTGGTGAATCAGATGGGGCACACTTGAAACTACAATTCCAAGAGATGTATTCAATTCTTGAAGCAATGCAAGTTAGAAACCTCCAACCTGCTCTCAGTTGGGCTGCCAAGAACCATGATCAGCTTTTGCAGAATGGTTCAATGCTTGAGTTGAAACTTCATCAGCTTCAGTTTGTTGAGATACTAACAAAAGGAAGTAGAGATGAGGCTTTAAAGTATGCAAGAACTCACTTAGTGCCCTTTGCATCCTTGCACAAGGCAGAGATCCAAAAGCTAATGGCCTGCCTTCTCTGGGCTGATAGGCTTGATCAGTCCCCTTATGCCGAATTCATGTCATCGACTCATTGGGAGAAGCTAGCAGAGGAGCTTACCCATCAATTCTGCAGTCTTTTGGGGCAATCTAGTGAGAGCCCACTTGGTGTGGCAGTATCAGCTGGCTTTCAAGGACTTCCAACCTTGCTGAAGCTAACGACAGTGATGGCTGCCAAAAAACAGGAGTGGCAGGCGATGAAACAACTGCCAGTACCCATAGATATCGGACCAGAATTCCAGTACCACTCTGTCTTTGTATGTCCGGTGCTCAGAGAGCAGTCGAGTGATGAAAACCCTCCAATGCTGATGCCCTGCGGACACGTTGTGTCGAAACAATCGATAATGAAGCTATCAAAGAGCAGCTCCAGACCCTTCAAATGCCCATACTGTCCCTCAGAGGCTGTTGCTTCTCAGTGCAAGCAGCTACATTTCTGA